The region AGATGATTGTAAAAACCAGGGGGGTTCTCCGCACTTGACCGGAGATTCCGTTCAGATAAAGCCGCACATCGTGCTGGAGCCAGATGAAACGGAACGATACTCCCCGGGGCCAATTGCTCGGGCATAAGAATCGAACCACAGAGCACATGAAGGAAGTGATGTGTTGCGCCCGGTAATAGGTCAAGGACACATGGCCGTATGGGACCTGCGTAGCATGCCTAATTCGACgatcatcagctgcagcacttATGCTCAAACACGCACATGAGTCGTCGGCCATTGTCGTTTGTTTATCTGATTCGTTTAAGCGGtcacccactctctctctatctcactctcgTTACAATTAAATCTTGAACGATTTGGTCGCTGACAAGGCACTAATTAGTCaccgaataaaaaaatatagtATAACATTTGTCTCATTCGCGAGCTCGTGAGCTCAGATTGATTGTTACACGTCGCTCATCGCGTGATACACTTGGCAGGCGCCAGGATGTCATGCAATGGGTGTTTAAGGCGTGCCTGAAAGGACACGGCCAATGCTGAGTCATCGAGTAAGGAAAGTAGGACACGTCGGTgcatcgtcatcttcttcctgTCCTTGCTACAAATACTAACCTTTGGTGTGGTGCTGTTCACAGCAGCAATGATCGTTGAGGAACAGATTCGACCAGCAGTAGTGCAAAACGGATGCGTTGCAAGCGACGCTAAGGCACCAACTCTCAACACCGTGAATATCCGAATCAGTCATGGTGGCCACAAATCGCCTTGCGGCCAGCTCGCTCTGGCCAtgctcgaactcgaacgtCACGGGCGTCGTGGCGGTGGCCTTGGAGTGTGACTGGCGCTGGAGACTAGAATCCTCGGGAAGATGGACATCGTTTGTTGCCAAGGTAGCACTAACCACGGCGGCGGAAGATTCCTCCCAAACCGTGCCGGCCGCAAGAGCCACCAGAATCACTAGGATGCCATGGAGCTCCATGGTGATGACGACACTGATGATGGGCTAATTTGGTTGCAAGTTTGTGCTTCTACTTCAACTGACTTTTCCATTAACGGGGTACGTTTGAATcatagcaccaccaccaccaccaccactagaaCCTGCTGCTATCACCGCCGATAAAGACACACTGCTTCGAATATTCCAATCGAAGAGAATAACGGAAATGGAGCAGCATAAGACCACGTTgtgtattcttttttttattgcgtcACTCTCAAGAGCCACTTCACACCACGATCCTTCTTCGTTGCTGGCGTTTCTGGCGgcgtttggtttcttttccttcgcacTTAATCAACACGTATCGTACGTAGCGCAGCAAGGAtagcgaacgaagaaaaacacaatacTAGCATAACACGCCTCGCACCCAACCACCCCACGTGCGTACTCGTCGTTTATGCTTATGCttccttcgtcctttcgctGGGAAATCACAACCACAACCGTTTGTAACAAAGTttaacgcacgcacaccgataAGTCTGTCTTTTGTTCGACGATATCCTTCCAAAACCACTTGGCTGCACCGAACGAAAGGGGGGTTGAAAAATGTGTGCTGCGCGCCGACGACACCTCCTATCTCCTCGAGTCGATTtgtgagaatgaaaaaaaaaatcccgcgGCTGGCGGCTGGTTTCGTGGTGGCGCGTGTGCCGCGATTGGTCGGTTGAAATCCGTCGCGGCTCGTTCATTGAAATGCAAGTTTTCTCGCTCCATTCTTGAAGTGTTTTTTCTTAAATTAACAGATTTTAGGTGTTCTGATCGTTAGTGCAAGAGCTatattttccacaaaaaaaaaataataataataaaaaaattaaatgattacTTTATGAGACACACTGGCATTAAAAGCACCTTAAAGCACCTGTTTATGCAGAAAGTTGAATGCATTCGCAAATTGATTATGCCAATTTGATGATAATTTGCGCAATTTTCAGTTTAATCATGTGTGGGTGCTGTCATATCATTCATATCGATTATTGCCAGATCAGCCATTTCTTTTGTAAACGGAGGTTTTTATATGATAATTAGTTTATGAAAATTAACAATTAAACATTTAACAAAAGTTTAGGAACATTGGTTTTCAGTTTTACATTCTGCGTGTACGCTTCGTCTGTCCCCGGCTTCACACCCGTATAACGCAACTTCACGACCGTTAACCTACCTTTTAGCGTCTAATTATCGGAgacgaacgacgacaacaaaaaGCTGTCAAAGTGACTGCTGAAAATcgcgtaatttttttttcgcccaaaaaatcacgaaaatcgtgcgtgcgtgcgtattgAAAATTGCTGGAATCTGTTCGGAAAACTCGTGCCTGTGCTGTGTGACGATGCTTGCTGAGAAATTCTTCCTCCACTGCCGATTGTAGTGCACGTTTCCTTGTGAACGTACGGCTCAGTGTTTACGTACGGGATTCACGGTGCTTCCGGATTGTAGGCGAGATCACAGCGTTGCACAAGCAACCCAGCGCCAAGTGGACGGGGCAGGTGTCCTCGAGCAAGCATCCGAGGGTTTTGGGGCTTCCAACTATCCAACAGCCCACCCTCCAACCATCGCGGCAGGTTCGCTGTAAATCATCTTACGGCGAAAGTGGAGGCGATTGAGTCAGGTAGGTCGTCCTGTGGGGGGGTGCAGGTGCATGTGAAATAGAAGGGGAGATTTCGTTGCATTTTTGTTCACAGCCGTCTagataaaaaagaacaatcgGATAGAACCATTTTGCAGATCCCCCCCTCGGGGAGCAGAGTGCGTAAATATGCTGGGGGGTGGTCTCGGTGGACCCAAGCCTTGAGATGCGAGTTCGCTGCGGCTGCCAGAGCGAGAAGGCGCTATGTGGCGATGTTTGCGCAATGCGAGAACGAGATGACAGCAAAGACGCTGTGGAGGAGTGTAAACGAAAATACGCGgtcgccgttttttttgtttttcaatccGACCCGTCTTGGCTTCCTGAAGCAGATCCTCACAATCAATCACAAAAAACACTAGAAAAACCAGGAATATCGCCAGGGTGCTCGATCGGGAGCGTGTGAAAGGATCTTGGTAGGCCATGGCCAACGGATATGGAGCCAAACATTCCTCTGAAACTATCTCAACGCGGATAAGATTGCTGTTTTGGACGATATGATGCGAAATCAtatcatcggcatcgacatcgGCACGCGGAACGGTTATCCTTGAGGGAACGCGGCCATTTGTTTACTATATTTAACATGccagcgcgagcgcgctctCAACTTCCTTCGCACACGCGGTCCCCTCCTCCAAGGACGTCGCATCGCGATACAAACCGATTTTCGGCACCACCGAGAATGATATACTATGCTCCGTACAAACCCGGGGAATAAGTGGCCATTGCATAACGCCGTTGTAAATGGCGACACGTGTGCGTCCCATCGTTGCGCCACGTTCTGCGCCACTGGTTatcgctttttgggggttttaAAGTCGATCTGGTTTGCACCGGAACGCGGACTGAAGGGTGAATTCGATAGATAGACACACGTGAAGGTGGTAGGTCCACGGGAGGTCGATGGAGGTGTGGGAGAGATTGATATTTAACCATTTAGATTGCGGCACAGATacgctcggtcgctcgatggtcgtcgtcgcgaggGTAAGTGATAACAATCAAGCGTGGTACCCTTTCGCCTTCCTTGCGACAGGCGGTTTGTGAAATTATGCATTAAGAGCAACGCTTTAATTTATATCTCGCGACATGCCCTGTGACCGTGGGAGTCCGCGTTGTCGTTCGcgccaaaacaacaaccacacgtGGCATGCTAGTGgccgctcgagctcgagttcTTTGTGGCAGAGCATGCCTGATAGTTTGCCAtcgattcgtttgctttgctgaCGTTCATACTGGACTCCAGAAGTACGGAAATGCGACACCAGCAAACCTAAAGAGGCCGAACCACTCGGTTCGCATGCTCCGAAAGCGCCGTCTACCGAACGCCCGGGAGTCGGTCCCGATTCGGCCCGATGGTGTTCGGGTTTCGAGTTCAAGGATATTTTGTCCGGAATATCCTTGtacaccagcgccagcgtagTGCTTTATGTTTACCATTATTCCTTTGTTCGGAAGCTCGTCGCCGTTCCTCGCCCAACGACCGCGGTCCTGCCGGAATGTGCTTAGCTACGACCTTCCCTCACGTACGGGCGGTGGATCGAAATTGGCGCCGGGTTTATCGTTCCACTTCCAGCCACGTGACCCTGTCCCTGTGGGCCCTCGAATCCGGGAAGAAAAACATCCGGGCAAACGCTGGCGCGAACAGACATCCATCCATGCAGCGCGCCATGGTCCGGTCGGCGACGAATTTTTGAACATGGCATGCTGCGCAATGCTGCACCAGTTTGTGTCCGTTTTGCTTCTcctccgggtccgggtggCTTGGCACGCCATGCGATCGTTGGATGGTGATAGTAAACGCCCGGTTTCATGGATTCCAGTTCCTGTCGTCCGGTAGTGTGTATTTAAAGCTCCTTTAAAGAGGCACCCA is a window of Anopheles aquasalis chromosome 2, idAnoAquaMG_Q_19, whole genome shotgun sequence DNA encoding:
- the LOC126581172 gene encoding uncharacterized protein LOC126581172, which gives rise to MELHGILVILVALAAGTVWEESSAAVVSATLATNDVHLPEDSSLQRQSHSKATATTPVTFEFEHGQSELAARRFVATMTDSDIHGVESWCLSVACNASVLHYCWSNLFLNDHCCCEQHHTKEHLPWIPHTCLLRPGERCTANAGSCSNYRTIKACCCDRVTKLEYKRKFSSAVRNGALHFMLTLLVGVLITFRYYFIM